The Streptomyces sp. NBC_01244 genome contains a region encoding:
- a CDS encoding MFS transporter has translation MTRRRAVGGRHARIPNFGITRRIYLPRCADAVSFSMATYAIPLLVLATTGSAALTGIAFTLEWVPRLAAFSWAGAAVDRWGCTRVFRMAATLRALVLLAAVASLTLVDDGLPATIAVMGLAAVTGVLTEYSYVAAETAGALAGRKAGDSEHKIQSVLLGIDNTANLTGPAAGGLLLQYAGRTGMLLTIAGLSLLAASLAPRDRLHRTAEVSASPMQGLKVGWATLRSLPALAWLITGLTVSNIATGTLQAAAPVLIVQQMGHTSASVGLIWSAAAAASLLAVAVCRFAIDRAGLWPVGAVCAAIAAAAGIAVAQADAYTQLLVLVAVLMAGEGGMTVVLRTLRSKLIPEAVFGSTLAVTILIMLLPFPVAGLLVALTPANLLSQVLTVCAALQALGLAVAFWQMRHDPALATRAAYTQAA, from the coding sequence ATGACTCGTCGCAGAGCCGTCGGTGGCCGCCACGCCCGTATCCCCAACTTCGGCATCACGCGCCGTATCTACCTGCCGCGCTGCGCGGACGCCGTGTCCTTCAGCATGGCCACGTACGCCATCCCCCTGCTGGTCCTGGCCACCACGGGATCCGCAGCGCTGACCGGGATCGCCTTCACCCTGGAGTGGGTGCCCCGACTCGCCGCGTTCTCCTGGGCCGGCGCGGCCGTCGACCGGTGGGGATGCACGCGGGTCTTCCGGATGGCCGCTACCCTGCGGGCCCTGGTGCTGCTGGCCGCCGTCGCGTCGCTCACCCTGGTCGACGACGGACTGCCCGCCACCATCGCCGTCATGGGCCTGGCCGCAGTGACCGGCGTACTGACCGAATACAGCTACGTGGCCGCCGAAACCGCGGGGGCACTCGCAGGACGCAAGGCCGGTGACAGCGAGCACAAGATCCAGTCGGTCCTCCTCGGCATCGACAACACCGCGAACCTGACCGGCCCCGCCGCCGGCGGCCTGCTCCTGCAGTACGCGGGACGCACCGGCATGCTCCTCACGATCGCCGGACTCTCACTGCTGGCCGCCTCCCTCGCCCCCCGCGACCGCCTCCACCGCACCGCCGAGGTCTCCGCCTCGCCCATGCAGGGACTTAAGGTCGGCTGGGCCACCCTGCGCTCCCTCCCGGCCCTGGCCTGGCTGATCACCGGACTGACCGTCTCCAACATCGCCACCGGCACCCTCCAGGCCGCCGCCCCCGTCCTGATCGTGCAGCAGATGGGCCACACCAGCGCCTCGGTCGGACTGATCTGGTCCGCCGCCGCGGCAGCCTCCCTCCTCGCCGTCGCCGTCTGCCGCTTCGCCATCGACCGCGCCGGGCTCTGGCCCGTCGGCGCGGTCTGCGCGGCCATCGCCGCGGCAGCCGGAATCGCCGTCGCCCAGGCCGACGCCTACACCCAGCTGCTCGTCCTGGTCGCCGTGCTCATGGCCGGGGAGGGCGGCATGACCGTGGTGCTGCGCACGCTGCGCTCGAAGCTCATCCCCGAAGCCGTCTTCGGCAGCACCCTCGCCGTCACGATCCTCATCATGCTGCTGCCCTTCCCGGTGGCCGGCCTGCTCGTCGCTCTGACCCCGGCCAACCTACTCAGCCAGGTCCTCACCGTCTGCGCCGCACTGCAGGCCCTCGGCCTCGCCGTCGCGTTCTGGCAGATGCGGCACGACCCCGCACTGGCCACCCGGGCCGCGTACACACAGGCGGCCTGA
- a CDS encoding ATP-grasp domain-containing protein: protein MTHQNPVLLVVAPGDSVYRGYCLEQVAEAYDVVVITPSPITWEEPHVIDHEVADPHNPDALLAAGQALAGRHTIAGVLTWNEVLLVATAHLAEALGVKSNPPAVMHNCRDKQVTRTLLARHGVPSARSVQVASLLEAALVAERIGYPVVLKPAGQAGSVGVIRVDAVEELPRALAFATTGAALHGGENTDVLVEEYLDGPEISVECVTQNGSTTAVAVTRKQLGFAPYFEEIGHTVDGADPLLDQVAPIAAAAIRALGIDHGVQHVEMRLTATGPRIIEVNGRIGGDLIGHLVRLATGIDLPLAAADLACGVTPDLAPSRIRAAGITLLYPEASGILTHRGVDEQFMDNALWLERLQWLRSPGDEIVLPPEGDVDVARAGLYVVTGYDVAKVEQRLAQTAAHITLTTLAAGELS, encoded by the coding sequence TTGACCCATCAGAACCCTGTCCTCCTCGTCGTTGCCCCCGGTGATTCCGTTTACCGCGGCTACTGTCTCGAACAGGTCGCCGAGGCTTACGACGTCGTCGTCATCACGCCGAGCCCGATCACCTGGGAAGAACCTCACGTCATCGACCATGAGGTCGCCGACCCGCACAACCCGGATGCCCTTCTCGCGGCCGGGCAGGCCCTGGCCGGCCGACACACCATCGCCGGCGTCCTGACCTGGAACGAAGTCCTCCTGGTCGCCACCGCTCACCTGGCAGAGGCGCTCGGCGTGAAGTCCAACCCGCCCGCAGTGATGCACAACTGCCGGGACAAGCAGGTCACGCGCACGCTCCTGGCCCGGCATGGGGTTCCCTCCGCCCGCTCCGTCCAGGTGGCCAGCCTGTTGGAGGCCGCGCTCGTAGCCGAACGGATCGGCTACCCGGTCGTCCTCAAGCCCGCCGGTCAGGCCGGCAGCGTCGGCGTCATCCGGGTCGACGCGGTCGAGGAACTCCCGCGCGCCCTGGCCTTCGCCACCACCGGCGCGGCCCTGCACGGCGGCGAGAACACGGACGTCCTGGTCGAGGAGTACCTCGACGGCCCGGAGATCAGCGTCGAATGCGTCACCCAGAACGGCTCCACCACCGCCGTGGCCGTCACCCGCAAGCAGCTCGGCTTCGCCCCGTACTTCGAGGAGATCGGGCACACCGTGGACGGGGCCGATCCGCTCCTGGACCAGGTGGCGCCGATCGCAGCCGCAGCCATCCGGGCCCTTGGTATCGACCACGGCGTCCAGCACGTCGAAATGCGCCTGACCGCCACCGGTCCGCGCATCATCGAGGTCAACGGCAGGATCGGCGGCGACCTCATCGGCCACCTGGTCCGCCTCGCGACCGGGATCGACCTGCCCCTCGCCGCCGCCGATCTCGCCTGCGGTGTCACTCCTGACCTGGCCCCCTCCCGCATCCGCGCCGCCGGCATCACCCTGCTGTACCCGGAAGCCTCCGGCATCCTCACCCACCGCGGCGTCGACGAGCAGTTCATGGACAACGCCCTGTGGCTGGAGCGCCTCCAGTGGCTCCGTAGCCCCGGCGACGAGATCGTTCTGCCGCCCGAAGGCGATGTGGACGTCGCGCGGGCCGGGCTCTACGTCGTCACCGGCTACGACGTCGCCAAGGTCGAGCAGCGCCTTGCACAGACCGCTGCCCACATCACCCTCACCACGCTCGCGGCCGGCGAGCTCAGCTAG
- a CDS encoding DUF317 domain-containing protein encodes MTHTDEPAGDYYVSPRYLAGSTVEGDPGLQPALDAGWKPSWDDHGNVFLPAPDQRVRIGYMPEGDDDALWKISAYEHHFGAPRWAAAFNDKAPTEFVTAFTIQLVAAYQRDDGSDLRSPGGVSRGFGPLMEAGWSTHIAPGRLELTSPDGLAGAWFDHGPLDDARELVTNDTRWGIWGGPERSYSSWYAVFSSRTPVDLIAATATAVVNPEPVLRWEGELSQMTKRHAQLTPVVPPKPPTPTPLDLARLRTPPTVRPASVHRWSTTTVPGARLPVPARPAARR; translated from the coding sequence ATGACTCATACCGACGAACCCGCGGGGGACTACTACGTCAGCCCCCGCTACCTGGCCGGATCTACCGTCGAGGGCGACCCGGGTCTCCAGCCCGCCCTCGACGCGGGATGGAAACCGAGCTGGGACGACCACGGAAACGTCTTTCTCCCTGCCCCTGACCAGCGGGTGCGGATCGGCTACATGCCGGAGGGCGACGACGACGCCCTGTGGAAGATCAGCGCGTACGAGCACCACTTCGGTGCACCACGGTGGGCCGCCGCCTTCAACGACAAGGCCCCCACCGAATTCGTCACCGCCTTCACCATCCAGCTCGTCGCCGCCTACCAGAGGGACGACGGCTCGGACCTGCGCAGCCCCGGCGGTGTCAGCAGGGGCTTCGGCCCGCTGATGGAAGCGGGTTGGAGCACTCACATCGCGCCCGGCCGCCTGGAGCTGACCTCCCCGGACGGACTCGCCGGAGCCTGGTTCGACCACGGCCCCCTCGACGACGCACGCGAGCTGGTAACCAATGACACGCGCTGGGGAATATGGGGCGGGCCGGAGCGCTCCTACTCCTCCTGGTACGCCGTCTTCAGCAGCCGCACGCCGGTCGACCTGATAGCCGCCACCGCCACCGCCGTCGTCAACCCCGAGCCCGTACTGCGGTGGGAGGGCGAGCTGTCCCAGATGACTAAGCGGCACGCCCAGCTCACACCCGTGGTGCCACCGAAGCCGCCCACACCCACCCCCCTCGACCTCGCACGCCTCCGCACACCCCCGACCGTACGTCCCGCCAGCGTCCACCGCTGGTCGACCACCACGGTTCCCGGTGCCCGACTCCCCGTTCCGGCCCGCCCCGCTGCCCGCCGCTGA
- a CDS encoding DUF317 domain-containing protein: protein MNPLPSDKIVSVHARHLAGRGSDQVFDGWPFPHNSGEHDWTFHCPEDGYQVASSPCMRLRSGFLADPGGAAGDGVWITAAHQQPFEPAAWKAKFDASTPVEMIWDFHTELLHFYLDDAYSDSDMLFDDDTPPVAAYLPLLNSGWNHTVSHRGSQRFRSPDGMALLEHRYIATDLDKPMWTLTAGYPVEPLWRASFTGRTPVTYVAAFTASLVAEEPLTRAVDEVPFHTRRLARLSSVPDRKPASTPALPPAPPHNTAARAR from the coding sequence ATGAACCCACTGCCCTCGGACAAGATCGTGTCCGTCCACGCCCGGCACCTCGCCGGCCGCGGATCGGACCAGGTCTTCGACGGATGGCCCTTCCCCCACAACAGCGGTGAACACGACTGGACATTCCATTGCCCTGAGGACGGGTACCAAGTGGCATCCAGCCCCTGCATGAGGCTGCGGTCCGGTTTCCTCGCCGACCCCGGCGGCGCAGCCGGAGACGGAGTCTGGATCACCGCCGCACACCAGCAGCCCTTCGAACCGGCAGCCTGGAAGGCCAAGTTCGACGCCTCTACCCCCGTCGAGATGATCTGGGACTTCCACACCGAGCTGCTGCACTTCTACCTGGACGACGCCTACAGCGACAGCGACATGCTGTTCGACGACGACACCCCTCCTGTCGCCGCGTACCTGCCACTGCTCAACTCCGGCTGGAACCACACCGTCAGCCATAGGGGATCCCAGCGCTTCCGCAGCCCGGACGGCATGGCACTCCTCGAACACCGGTACATCGCCACCGACCTCGATAAGCCGATGTGGACGCTGACCGCTGGCTACCCCGTTGAACCGCTGTGGCGAGCATCCTTCACCGGCCGGACCCCCGTCACCTACGTCGCGGCCTTCACCGCCTCCCTGGTCGCGGAGGAGCCGCTCACACGAGCCGTGGACGAAGTCCCCTTCCACACCAGGCGCCTCGCCCGACTGTCCTCCGTCCCGGACCGCAAACCCGCCAGCACCCCGGCCCTGCCGCCGGCGCCCCCGCACAACACGGCGGCCCGCGCCCGCTGA
- a CDS encoding SpaA isopeptide-forming pilin-related protein encodes MSSRSARRKAPTAAIAVAAAATGALTWAPSASAEAPEPTPSTSAPAPRSMPEPEPGGVEIHKKDPAGATLEGAQFSLLDTVNGTKALQGKTGADGILRFEKVTPGVYRLKETDSGSAIHDLAEDRDIIVTPGQVTPVTVVDPFKPAELTVKKTDKTTGKPLAGAVINIRPSGTGGEAVTLTTGKDGTAKAQLTVTARSGSAYTATETKAPSGYQLDSSPVQVTAKPAAGTTAEFTNTPTATTPPTQQPSKPPTTKPKPTPDTSAPATPTPDNTSSTPAPSDTPTSTPTPPAGSDGQLARTGAGSTSWLAAAGGLLISAGGGAIWAVRRRRANQPDDAS; translated from the coding sequence TTGTCCAGCCGATCCGCCCGCCGCAAGGCACCCACCGCTGCCATCGCCGTTGCCGCCGCCGCGACGGGAGCCCTGACCTGGGCACCCTCGGCCTCAGCCGAGGCACCCGAGCCGACCCCCTCCACCTCGGCCCCGGCACCGCGCAGCATGCCCGAGCCGGAGCCCGGCGGCGTCGAGATCCACAAGAAGGACCCCGCCGGTGCCACGCTCGAAGGCGCCCAGTTCAGCCTCCTCGACACCGTCAACGGGACGAAGGCTCTGCAGGGCAAGACCGGAGCCGACGGCATCCTCCGATTCGAGAAGGTCACCCCCGGCGTCTACCGGCTCAAGGAGACCGACTCCGGCAGCGCCATCCACGACCTTGCCGAGGACCGGGACATCATCGTCACCCCCGGCCAGGTCACCCCCGTCACCGTCGTCGACCCCTTCAAGCCCGCGGAACTGACGGTGAAGAAAACCGACAAGACCACCGGCAAGCCGCTCGCCGGCGCCGTGATCAACATCCGGCCCTCCGGCACCGGGGGAGAAGCCGTCACCCTGACCACCGGCAAGGACGGCACCGCGAAGGCCCAGCTCACCGTCACCGCCCGCTCCGGCTCCGCCTACACCGCCACCGAGACCAAGGCACCCTCCGGCTACCAGCTCGACTCGAGCCCGGTCCAGGTCACCGCGAAGCCCGCCGCCGGTACGACCGCGGAGTTCACCAACACGCCCACCGCGACCACCCCGCCGACCCAGCAGCCGAGCAAGCCGCCCACGACCAAGCCCAAGCCCACCCCCGACACCTCCGCACCCGCCACCCCGACCCCGGACAACACCAGCAGCACCCCCGCCCCGTCCGACACCCCGACCAGCACGCCCACGCCCCCCGCCGGTTCGGACGGTCAGCTCGCTCGTACGGGCGCCGGCTCCACCAGCTGGCTCGCCGCGGCGGGAGGCCTTCTGATCAGCGCCGGGGGCGGCGCCATCTGGGCTGTTCGGCGCCGACGGGCCAACCAGCCGGACGACGCCTCCTGA
- a CDS encoding DUF317 domain-containing protein produces MNHAGDQPGFSTTIEALRIRTWLLGRGHPTQIIDHFTADDFSLVVDDRADVHVASKDGRFYLGWFPEGRPGARDAGWVIAVTGTATVQGYRATFSTETPAAVVAAAVEAVLATSRRI; encoded by the coding sequence ATGAACCACGCCGGCGATCAGCCCGGCTTCTCCACCACGATCGAGGCCCTGCGGATCCGCACGTGGCTCCTCGGCCGTGGACACCCCACCCAGATCATCGACCACTTCACCGCCGACGACTTCAGCCTGGTCGTCGACGACCGAGCCGATGTACACGTCGCCAGCAAGGACGGCCGCTTCTACCTCGGCTGGTTTCCCGAGGGCCGTCCCGGCGCCCGCGATGCCGGCTGGGTGATCGCCGTCACCGGCACGGCCACCGTGCAGGGCTATCGGGCGACGTTCAGCACAGAGACCCCCGCTGCCGTCGTGGCTGCCGCCGTCGAGGCCGTACTCGCGACTTCCCGGCGCATCTGA
- a CDS encoding DUF317 domain-containing protein — MTARKSFFHSSPDQLRSAEWVLADPLTTRLGDLPIAWEISAREAPDRGIAAWTAYFTADIPHEALTAFALALDARKEPAWGFDGSDAVTQVLASADWTPDADDPELTFWDVSNTSCWSWTVLPAGIEDQDPRPDLPGWMAWSQPDLARPYLWCAAFSHSAPHDLVSTFAEALVAPAPVPRRTLPAVSERCLRVSHMP, encoded by the coding sequence ATGACGGCACGCAAGTCGTTCTTCCACTCCAGCCCCGACCAGCTACGAAGCGCCGAGTGGGTACTGGCCGACCCGCTGACCACCCGCTTGGGCGACCTCCCGATCGCATGGGAAATCTCCGCGCGGGAAGCCCCCGACCGCGGCATCGCGGCATGGACGGCGTACTTCACCGCCGACATCCCCCACGAAGCGCTCACAGCCTTCGCTCTCGCGTTGGACGCGAGGAAAGAGCCGGCGTGGGGCTTCGACGGGAGCGACGCGGTCACGCAGGTCCTGGCATCCGCGGACTGGACACCTGACGCCGATGACCCGGAACTCACCTTCTGGGACGTCTCGAACACCTCGTGCTGGTCCTGGACAGTTCTTCCCGCCGGGATCGAGGACCAGGACCCCCGCCCAGACCTTCCCGGCTGGATGGCCTGGTCGCAGCCGGACCTCGCAAGGCCGTACCTGTGGTGTGCGGCGTTCAGCCATTCGGCACCGCATGACCTCGTAAGCACCTTCGCCGAGGCGCTCGTCGCTCCTGCACCGGTGCCTCGCCGAACCCTCCCGGCCGTCTCCGAGCGGTGCCTCAGGGTCAGCCACATGCCCTAG
- a CDS encoding IS481 family transposase, with product MAEHRYRAVLQMLDGAPVAEVARRFGVSRQTVYTWVERYHAGGLGGLVDKSRRPHSSPHQVAPEVEALVCELRRTHPRWGARRIAYELGQRGLKPVPGRSTVHRILARNGLINHQEQNHRRVYKRWQRDAPMQLWQLDLMSGVFLAGGRECKLVTGIDDHSRFIVIAKVVAQPSGRAVCTAFAEAMTTYGVPSEVLTDNGKQFTGRFTKPFPAEVLFERICRENGITARLTKPRSPTTTGKIERFHKSLRRELLDHVGPFADQGTAQAAIDAWVHGYNHKRPHQALQMATPASAFRPADTKNQQREVHLPEPQDTRTSAVAELLAPQLPSLLPSPRLPVDESHIRAVQFEATISPIGRLCLPNNQQMKFPAALGGRTATIWADERSIHVFIDGVLARTRPSKLTAADLKALVLRGGSIAGPEPAAPALVDEAKPALVVEVDRVIDRDGAIGLGGQRVKIAHHLAGQPATLRFESQLMHVIVDGRVIKTMPAPIPPEKRRQISGARSPRTMVIPPSAQTLRTRRKVPPDGRVMLGGQRLRIGRTHAGKTVMIILEDTCFRVLDGDVELSTHPRTSDKPITGFRAPNRAEP from the coding sequence ATGGCCGAGCACCGGTACCGGGCGGTGCTGCAGATGTTGGACGGAGCCCCCGTCGCTGAAGTGGCCCGCCGGTTCGGAGTGTCACGGCAGACTGTGTACACCTGGGTCGAGCGGTACCACGCCGGAGGACTGGGCGGGCTGGTGGACAAGTCCCGCCGCCCGCACTCCTCGCCCCACCAGGTGGCTCCCGAGGTCGAGGCCCTGGTCTGCGAGCTACGCCGGACCCATCCACGCTGGGGAGCCCGACGCATCGCCTACGAGCTCGGTCAGCGCGGCCTGAAGCCGGTGCCCGGCCGGTCCACAGTGCACCGCATCCTGGCCCGCAACGGGCTGATCAACCACCAGGAACAAAATCACCGCCGCGTCTACAAGCGCTGGCAGCGAGATGCTCCGATGCAGCTGTGGCAGCTCGACCTGATGAGTGGTGTCTTCCTGGCCGGCGGCCGCGAGTGCAAGCTCGTCACCGGCATCGACGACCACTCCCGATTCATCGTCATCGCCAAAGTGGTCGCCCAGCCGTCCGGACGTGCGGTATGCACCGCGTTCGCCGAGGCCATGACCACCTACGGAGTGCCGTCGGAGGTGCTGACCGACAACGGCAAACAGTTCACAGGCCGCTTCACCAAGCCGTTCCCGGCCGAGGTGCTCTTCGAGCGGATCTGCCGGGAGAACGGCATCACCGCACGGTTAACCAAGCCCCGCTCACCCACCACGACCGGGAAGATCGAAAGGTTCCACAAGTCACTACGCCGTGAACTCCTGGACCATGTCGGTCCGTTCGCCGACCAGGGGACAGCACAGGCGGCAATCGATGCCTGGGTCCACGGCTACAACCACAAGCGCCCGCACCAGGCCCTGCAGATGGCCACCCCAGCCTCCGCGTTCCGCCCCGCCGACACCAAGAATCAGCAACGCGAGGTCCACCTGCCCGAGCCGCAGGACACGCGGACGTCCGCAGTGGCCGAGCTGCTGGCGCCACAGCTTCCCTCCCTGCTGCCATCACCGCGGCTGCCGGTCGACGAGTCCCACATCCGGGCCGTCCAGTTCGAAGCCACGATCTCGCCCATCGGCAGGCTCTGTCTGCCCAACAACCAGCAGATGAAATTCCCCGCCGCCCTGGGCGGGCGCACGGCCACCATCTGGGCCGACGAACGCAGCATCCACGTGTTCATCGACGGCGTCCTCGCCCGCACCCGACCCTCCAAGCTCACCGCAGCCGATCTGAAGGCATTGGTGCTGCGGGGCGGCAGCATCGCAGGGCCTGAGCCGGCGGCTCCCGCGCTGGTTGATGAGGCCAAGCCCGCTCTCGTGGTCGAGGTCGACCGCGTCATCGACAGGGACGGCGCCATCGGGCTCGGCGGCCAGAGAGTGAAGATCGCGCACCATCTGGCCGGACAGCCTGCCACTCTGCGCTTCGAGAGCCAGCTGATGCACGTCATCGTCGACGGCCGCGTCATCAAGACCATGCCCGCGCCAATCCCACCGGAGAAGCGACGGCAGATCAGCGGCGCCCGAAGCCCGCGCACGATGGTCATCCCACCCTCCGCACAGACTCTGCGGACCCGGCGCAAAGTGCCCCCAGACGGCCGCGTGATGCTCGGCGGGCAGCGACTACGAATCGGCCGCACACACGCCGGGAAGACCGTGATGATCATCCTTGAGGACACCTGCTTCCGAGTCCTCGACGGTGACGTCGAGCTGTCCACTCACCCCCGAACGAGCGACAAGCCCATCACCGGCTTCAGAGCGCCCAACCGCGCCGAGCCGTAA
- a CDS encoding restriction endonuclease-related protein, which produces MLLSLVASGLSSLSGWWGQVDRRRPYDDRLQLGLDRLAVACARQGLEAPVGVADLVCSWCAGRPMRDWPLVFDPDAQADGELLLIDGVPSEFCREWVRATRDLVADVHESALVNHVKDVARALGRPELYAHWRMLLTEKSVLSAPEMIRQRNRFLDVPSWAVWLDESYEPVPSEGTVDGWIAVCPRCRQWMSRDGGEGWVCPSWRCAGHRYGSIPSMRDAEGAYRLRGDLVGYIALPGQAELRLAEGLAARGARVVVSPGYDALDTVATWPGGFAIGVDVKDWRNPFLLARKIKKFPEWSGNHPYAYDKGFVAVPQDRTRGRQEYLRILRKHSTALQAQPHVQAITIEDLIQQCPDLGASGVVTCGP; this is translated from the coding sequence GTGCTGCTCAGCCTCGTGGCTTCCGGGTTGAGCAGCCTCTCGGGCTGGTGGGGGCAGGTCGATCGGCGCCGTCCGTACGACGACCGGCTGCAGCTTGGGCTGGATCGGCTTGCAGTGGCTTGTGCCCGGCAGGGGCTGGAGGCGCCAGTGGGGGTCGCGGATCTTGTCTGTTCGTGGTGCGCTGGGAGGCCGATGCGGGACTGGCCTCTCGTGTTCGATCCGGATGCCCAGGCCGACGGCGAGTTGCTACTGATCGATGGTGTCCCGAGTGAGTTCTGCCGGGAGTGGGTGCGTGCGACCCGTGACTTGGTGGCCGATGTTCATGAGAGCGCACTGGTAAATCACGTGAAGGACGTGGCCAGGGCGCTGGGCCGGCCCGAGTTGTACGCGCACTGGCGGATGCTGCTGACCGAGAAGTCGGTCTTGTCGGCCCCAGAGATGATTCGGCAGCGCAACCGGTTCCTTGACGTTCCGTCCTGGGCGGTGTGGCTCGACGAGTCGTACGAGCCAGTCCCTTCCGAAGGCACGGTTGATGGCTGGATCGCGGTGTGCCCGAGGTGCCGCCAGTGGATGTCGCGGGACGGTGGTGAAGGATGGGTGTGTCCGAGCTGGCGGTGTGCCGGGCACCGCTACGGTTCCATTCCCAGCATGAGGGATGCGGAGGGGGCGTACCGCCTGCGGGGGGACCTCGTAGGCTATATCGCTCTGCCTGGCCAGGCAGAGCTGCGGCTCGCCGAGGGGCTGGCGGCGCGTGGGGCTCGGGTCGTGGTCTCGCCGGGGTACGACGCGCTGGACACTGTGGCGACCTGGCCGGGTGGCTTCGCGATCGGTGTGGACGTGAAGGACTGGAGGAATCCCTTCCTCCTCGCCCGGAAGATCAAGAAGTTTCCGGAGTGGTCCGGGAACCACCCGTACGCCTACGACAAGGGGTTCGTGGCGGTTCCGCAGGATCGGACGCGAGGCAGGCAGGAGTACTTGCGCATCCTGCGCAAGCACAGCACGGCTCTCCAGGCCCAACCTCACGTCCAGGCCATCACCATCGAGGACTTGATCCAGCAGTGCCCTGACCTCGGCGCATCTGGGGTGGTCACCTGTGGCCCGTGA